Genomic segment of Capsicum annuum cultivar UCD-10X-F1 unplaced genomic scaffold, UCD10Xv1.1 ctg49323, whole genome shotgun sequence:
ATTGGTGCTTGAGAAAAAATGGGATTGGAATATGAGTGTCCACAAGTTGCATAAAAGCTTAGAAACAAAGATTAGTTTGAAGGCAGTTCAGAGGCAAGGGATCTAACAAGTGAAACAAAACTTAGATTCAAAAATATGTAACCCTTGAATCTAGGTTTAGACGATTCAAACAGTTGTACATTTGAATTTACTttacaagaagttatgattttACCTTAAGACGACAGAGGAACAACGAATAACCAGAAACTGTGAGGGTCTTGAAGTGGTGCCACCTATGCCCCAACCCCACGACCGTCACCTAGGTTTGTCCCACTTTACAAACTAATTGATGTCACGGGCTATTAGCCACAATTCTTCAACCAAGTCCCTGCCTATGTTTTAGAAATGCTCACTGATATGAAGCCGTGCCACTTGTGGAAGTCGATTGCAGGCTACACAATTTTGCATTTGCAGCAGTTGCAACACATCTGGTCTTTTGACCTGAAGACCTTACAGATCAATACATCTTACGCTGCTAACAATCGAGATCATAATTCACATCTCGCAGGCAATCCAAGTTCCATGGTGGTCCAGAAAAGAAAACTTGGGAGTACAGCTGATATTACTCTTCCATCTCGCACAGCTTATATTACTCTTCCATCTTCCTTTCCACATTAAAGTCGTTTTGAATTCCCTCACTATCAACTTTTTGGTCCTTCCCATCAGCCTCTCCATTTGAATGGCTCGCAACTAACATCTCTGTATCATCATTTGGAACATTTATGGACCCGGTTGATGTGCTCAGTCCACCACTATCAACTCTTTGGTCCTCACCATCAACCTCTCCATTTGAATGGCCTGCAACTGACATCTCCCCGTCATCAGGTGGAACCTTTGTGGACTCCATTGACTCTGAAGGCCCAGTGTCTTGTGCGCCATCTTCCATAGCAGTCTTATCAGTATCCATACTATGGGATGCGGAAATCGCATTCTGCTCAACAATTTCCTGGGGAGCAGCTTCTGGGTGAGTTGAATACTCAATATGGCTCAGCATCCGTGCCTGTACAGAAGATACAGGAACAAGTCGAAcaccaaattatgaaaaaagtaaataCCATGATAATAAGTTTGTGCATACACTTGTTTAGATTTCAAAGCAGGGTACTGCTTGAACCCTGCTGTGAAAAGCGATATATGCATAAAGCTGTAAATTGAGAAGTAATTCGGGAAACATCAAGAATTGAAGGTGTCAGGGTGTAGAGTTGAGCAGAAGACATTAAAGACAGAAAAATAATGTCTTTGACAACACAATCAAGAGATGACGAACAGATCCTTAACATTTACAGCACTGCAACCATTTCATGTTAACAGGGGCTACACCATCATATTCCATCTTTTACCAGTGTCCCCATTTATCAACGACAAAGGAATCAAAC
This window contains:
- the LOC124892655 gene encoding RNA helicase aquarius-like; this encodes MSRARLGLYVFCRRSLFEQCYELQPTFRLLLERPDCLALNVEEATSLTYRPVGETGPVSLVSGPEEMQGIVNFKMHQVYQARMLSHIEYSTHPEAAPQEIVEQNAISASHSMDTDKTAMEDGAQDTGPSESMESTKVPPDDGEMSVAGHSNGEVDGEDQRVDSGGLSTSTGSINVPNDDTEMLVASHSNGEADGKDQKVDSEGIQNDFNVERKMEE